A window from Syntrophorhabdaceae bacterium encodes these proteins:
- a CDS encoding N-acetyltransferase: MEAKIIIRNEIGSDIEAISEVTKAAFKNLQISNHAEQFIINALRDANALTISLVAEADNKVVGHIAFSPVTISDGSQGWYGIGPVSVLPELQKQGIGKSLIHAGLSSLKALGAKGCVLVGDPGYYERLGFRNLPDLVIEDVPQQYFLALPFGENKTRGTVVFHEGFTANG, encoded by the coding sequence TTGGAAGCGAAAATAATTATCCGTAACGAGATCGGGTCGGACATCGAAGCAATATCGGAGGTCACGAAAGCGGCCTTTAAGAATCTTCAAATTAGCAACCACGCGGAGCAGTTCATTATTAACGCGTTGCGAGATGCGAATGCTCTCACGATTTCCCTGGTTGCAGAAGCTGATAACAAGGTAGTAGGTCACATAGCGTTTTCGCCTGTGACCATTTCCGATGGCAGCCAGGGCTGGTATGGTATCGGTCCCGTCTCTGTCTTGCCGGAATTGCAGAAGCAGGGTATTGGAAAATCCCTGATCCATGCAGGCCTGTCCTCGCTAAAGGCATTGGGCGCAAAAGGCTGCGTGCTCGTGGGAGATCCCGGCTACTACGAACGATTAGGCTTCAGAAATCTCCCGGACCTGGTTATTGAAGACGTTCCGCAACAGTACTTTCTTGCGTTGCCGTTCGGGGAAAACAAGACTCGTGGTACTGTTGTATTCCATGAAGGCTTTACTGCAAACGGTTAA